A single window of Nicotiana tomentosiformis chromosome 1, ASM39032v3, whole genome shotgun sequence DNA harbors:
- the LOC138910591 gene encoding uncharacterized protein — MMKKLIADQQAQATTMRNLERQVGQLASAQNTRPVGALRSDTEANTKKSINGISLRNVRQLGEVQSKKRKQVTFNERTATIESESEKSKESEKPADEAVAKQPPPLVARPPPPFPQRLQKVKDNAAYKKFLDILKPVKINIPLVDILQEVPKYTKYIKDIVANKMRLTEFETVALTEECSSRIQSKLPQKLKDPGSFTIQISIGKHAVGRALCDLGASINLMQLSVFRQLGLGEPCPTTVILQLADRSLAHPEGVIEDVLVQVGSFIFPADFIILDYEPNQEVPFILGRPFLATGRAIIDVWEGKMTMRVGDRVEVFNVYKALRLPAHYEELSMISVVESDATSLVPYMSPINPLERALIGDEEDIEDEMMREIEQVLDMSCSYVHGFGKFEELDRPVTLTPPKPSIEEAPKLELEPLLAHLRYAYLGNSETLPVIISSSLTNTQEEKLLRVLREHKKAIGWTIADIKGISPSFCMHKILLEDRHRPNVEQQRTLNPIMKEVVKKEVIKLLDASIIFPISDSNWVSRVQCVPKKGG, encoded by the coding sequence ATGATGAAGAAATTGATTGCTGATCAGCAAGCCCAAGCCACAACAATGAGAAATTTGGAGCGCCAAGTGGGACAACTTGCCAGTGCCCAAAATACTAGACCTGTTGGAGCTCTTCGAAGTGACACTGAAGCTAATACTAAGAAATCCATTAATGGCATTTCATTGAGGAATGTGAGACAATTAGGAGAAGTCCAGTCGAAAAAAAGAAAACAGGTGACTTTTAATGAGAGGACAGCCACTATAGAGTCAGAATCAGAAAAATCAAAGGAATCTGAGAAGCCAGCTGATGAGGCGGTGGCTAAGCAACCTCCACCATTGGTTGCGAGGCCACCACCTCCTTTCCCTCAAAGATTGCAGAAAGTGAAGGATAATGCCGCGTATAAAAagtttcttgatattttgaagcCGGTGAAAATTAATATTCCTTTGGTAGACATCTTGCAAGAAGTGCCCAAATATACAAAATACATCAAGGACATAGTGGCAAATAAAATGAGGTTGACCGAGTTCGAGACTGTGGCACTCACTGAGGAATGTAGCTCAAGAATTCAAAGCAAGCTACCTCAGAAATTGAAGGATCCGggtagtttcactatccaaatCTCGATTGGTAAGCATGCAGTCGGGCGAGCTTTATGTGATCTTGGAGCGAGCATCAATTTGATGCAGCTATCTGTGTTCAGACAGTTGGGGTTGGGTGAGCCATGCCCAACAACGGTAATATTACAGTTGGCTGATCGCTCCCTTGCTCATCCTGAAGGAGTaattgaagatgtgttagttcaagtGGGTTCTTTCATATTCCCTGCTGATTTCATTATCTTGGACTACGAGCCTAATCAGGAAGTCCCATTTATTTTGGGGCGTCCATTTTTAGCCACGGGTCGAGCTATTATTGATGTTTGGGAAGGAAAGATGACGATGAGAGTAGGCGATAGAGTGGAGGTATTCAATGTATATAAAGCACTCAGATTGCCAGCCCACTATGAAGAGCTATCCATGATTTCTGTGGTGGAAAGTGATGCTACATCATTAGTGCCTTATATGAGCCCTATAAATCCTCTTGAACGAGCTTTGATTGGGGATGAAGAAGACATTGAAGATGAAATGATGAGAGAAATTGAACAAGTACTTGATATGTCCTGCAGTTATGTCCATGGGTTTggaaaatttgaggagttggacaGGCCTGTCACTCTGACCCCTCCTAAGCCAtctattgaagaagctccaaagctAGAACTTGAGCCCCTACTAGCACATCTGcgctatgcttatttgggaaacTCTGAGACATTGCCCGTGATTATCTCATCCAGCTTGACTAACACACAAGAAGAAAAATTGCTCAGAGTCCTTCGCGAGCATaaaaaggctattgggtggacaattGCTGACATCAAGGGAATCAGTCcatcattttgcatgcataaaatcctctTGGAAGATAGACACCGCCCTAATGTTGAGCAGCAAAGGACGTTAAATCCCATTATGAAAGAGGTCGTGAAGAAGGAAGTAATCAAGTTGCTCGATGCAAGCATCATCTTTCCTATTTCTGACAGCAACTGGGTAAGCCGAGTTCAATGTGTGCCCAAAAAGGGGGGATGA